A window from Temnothorax longispinosus isolate EJ_2023e chromosome 1, Tlon_JGU_v1, whole genome shotgun sequence encodes these proteins:
- the LOC139823678 gene encoding uncharacterized protein isoform X2, whose translation MSVEAVTSDKQQQQPPPPTATTTETATTAATTTTTATAATTATATTTATATATATATVAKKQEGDEAIISMSVAGEVTDASIMEVGRSRPQFQYSREELMLIKNLRLSRRRPTFLDVAYNNSRGVWDPERWHSDRKRSDTPPKEERTGRGDQITENHSKRRNNGDPRDRIRKEQDGIVLSPQRRSFNSGCFVNVNQPPSRRPESPIGKTEVSHREPVRRIGSGRILTRDIWDFRAENEKMESERADYGFRSGTAAGGSLRDRDNRDNRDGKERDRDRDMRERERDGLRERDDRFERRSFGRDYGDRGERERDRGDRGVERNERNTHQMDRDKDRGRDKRFGTDRRRTYSDTRDMDEPEWFSSGPTSQHDTIELRGFEDIPEEKVMMSSGNAKSKKQTPAQKKRGKRNATTEKDDKPNETSAGPKGRSTPTVMDQPTNAVQAPHSPISEQTEPPVTRQNKENDVSESTATEPTSESRENSSANQNQEDSHPDFNLDEFLKSDTFSGVSGLLTNGVGSNSGTGSRFSQWFKRESPVQQADSRRASIQDELLNNLLNDITEPNIQIPSVTESNTYFAPISPATMTNNTTTNGVKLLEMLHRGNKPNQNGQGDASNTAIPMMKNCSIKDLEVGGKVVHSLEELEARMRGGAPPPATSTDAPRVNKTEEDLSAFKKLLAQVTGGQAVPAANGPITQKQPVTLMQLLNSQFKTQPSSMPHQPPAEPIHTTTFNHVGPLGPTQHPHQAQMQHENLLKVLQIQQQQQQQKQQQQRHSDMLSMMMQGNQRMLGVSPVPTEMQMMINNVPSSQELLQRPEAQAIIQGLQQGEITRQHLIQQLQNPAMQHRHREVLVNILKMYGGTTPRTSSPHPHPAAPIPQDHILQQMLYQQQQQQQQQQRIPSPMNNAYCPPPIISPNLTANPSTLTVQHPVIPHRVPSPREIVMHTQSIMQSALIKKKLEEQRENFRKRQDQQQQQQQQQQQQQVQQQRVSSPVNSPAKQTASPLAFTPTSVLRKMTADKEPDGSSTEPPKLSTQTQASQMQQMQSAAVQLLAQGALSRHTALRSQPVQSTWSNPSLKQHPGRPIVKGGNNSNASGNQFQYNTGNAEFQQQHRTVPNVYGNPPRSKHTMATSLPHHNVPQYNVAQNSIMNQRSNPMNPQMKAQQVPTHLANMQQQQQQPPPPHGTVNMQQQQQPPQRTVNTSMQLVMSQNYNSNRTDGRAMRSQQLNMAVGRQPSPGLGFVGSNGGDLSPTSNQLARWFSPELLAQARAGKLPELAQTNVLSLEELERLQHASTTIVHN comes from the exons ATGTCCGTCGAGGCTGTGACAAGTGacaagcagcagcagcagccgccaccgccgacggcgacgacgacagAAACGGCGACAACGgctgcgacgacgacgacgacggcgacggcggcaaCGACGGCgaccgcgacgacgacggcgacggcgacggcgacggcaacGGCAACGGTGGCGAAGAAGCAAGAAG GAGATGAAGCCATTATATCAATGTCGGTGGCCGGTGAGGTGACTGACGCTTCGATCATGGAAGTAGGCCGTTCTAGACCACAGTTTCAATATTCTCGG gaGGAACTTATgctgataaaaaatttgcgATTATCTAGACGTAGGCCTACATTCCTAGATGTCGCTTATAATAA CTCGCGAGGCGTTTGGGATCCCGAACGCTGGCATTCAGATAGAAAGCGTAGCGATACACCCCCGAAAGAAGAAAGGACTGGACGTGGTGATCAAATCACTGAGAATCATAGTAAGCGACGTAATAATGGCGATCCACGAGACCGAATACGTAAAGAGCAAGATGGCATCGTTTTGAGCCCGCAACGAAGAAGTTTTAATTCGGGATGTTTCGTTAACGTGAATCAGCCACCAAGCCGACGTCCGGAGAGCCCGATTGGCAAAACAGAG GTCAGCCATCGTGAACCTGTTCGTCGAATCGGTAGCGGCAGGATTTTGACACGAGATATATGGGACTTTAGAGCGGAAAATGAAAAGATGGAATCTGAGCGTGCAGATTATGGTTTTAGATCAGGCACGGCTGCTGGTGGCTCTCTGCGTGATCGTGATAATAGAGATAATCGTGACGGAAAGGAGCGGGACAGGGATCGCGACATGCGGGAAAGGGAACGCGACGGTCTGCGGGAGCGGGACGACAGGTTTGAGCGGAGATCATTCGGCCGGGATTATGGGGATCGTGGCGAGAGAGAGCGCGATCGTGGCGACAGGGGAGTGGAGCGAAATGAGCGGAACACGCATCAGATGGATCGCGATAAGGATCGCGGACGCGACAAGAGATTCGGCACGGATCGTCGACGAACTTACAGTGATACTCGTGATATGGACGAACCAGAATGGTTCAGCTCGGGACCTACGTCTCAACACGATACGATCGAGCTCAGAGGCTTTGAGGATATTCCCGAGGAGAAGGTAATGATGAGCAGCGGTAATGCCAAGAGTAAGAAACAAACCCCCGCGCAAAAGAAACGGGGCAAGAGGAATGCCACAACAGAGAAGGATGACAAACCGAATGAGACGTCGGCGGGTCCTAAAGGACGCAGCACTCCGACCGTTATGGATCAACCTACGAACGCTGTGCAGGCACCACATTCTCCGATTTCCGAACAGACTGAGCCACCTGTCACACGACAGAACAAAGAGAACGACGTCAGCGAGAGTACCGCCACTGAGCCAACGTCCGAATCGAGAGAGAACTCCAGTGCAAATCAGAATCAAGAGGATTCGCATCCCGATTTTAATCTGGATGAGTTCCTGAAATCTGATACGTTCTCCGGCGTCTCTGGTCTGTTGACG AATGGTGTTGGCTCGAATAGTGGTACTGGGTCGCGATTCAGCCAATGGTTCAAAAGAGAAAGTCCAGTTCAGCAGGCGGATAGTCGTAGAGCTTCCATACAAGATGAATTGCTGAACAATTTATTGAATGACATCACCGAGCCAAATATTCAAATACCATCGGTGACGGAATCAAACACCTACTTTGCTCCAATTTCTCCGGCCACGATGACCAATAACACGACCACAAACGGCGTAAAACTACTCGAAATGTTACATCGCGGTAACAAGCCAAATCAAAATGGTCAGGGTGATGCGAGTAACACGGCTATACCTATGATGAAAAATTGTTCTATTAAAGATTTAG aagTTGGTGGTAAAGTTGTACACAGTTTGGAAGAATTGGAAGCACGTATGCGGGGTGGTGCTCCTCCACCTGCAACTTCGACTGATGCACCCCGTGTAAATAAGACTGAAGAAGATCTCTCTGCTTTTAAGAAACTG cttgCTCAAGTGACTGGAGGACAAGCTGTGCCTGCAGCTAACGGACCTATCACCCAAAAACAACCTGTAACTTTAATGCAa TTACTTAATTCGCAATTTAAAACTCAGCCATCGTCGATGCCACATCAACCGCCCGCAGAACCAATTCATACTACAACATTTAATCATGTTGGTCCCCTTGGTCCTACTCAACATCCGCATCAGGCTCAGATGCAACATGAGAATCTATTGAAAGTCTTGCAAATACAg cagcagcaacagcaacaaaAGCAACAACAGCAACGACATTCCGATATGCTATCGATGATGATGCAAGGTAATCAGCGGATGCTAGGTGTTAGTCCAGTACCGACGGAGATGCAAATGATGATAAATAATGTCCCTTCGAGTCAAGAGCTTTTGCAACGACCGGAAGCTCAAGCAATCATTCAAGGTTTACAGCAAGGGGAGATTACTAGGCAACATCTAATACAGCAATTGCAG AATCCTGCAATGCAGCATCGCCATCGAGAAGTGCTGGTgaacattttgaaaatgtatGGTGGCACTACACCTCGCACTTCAAGTCCACATCCTCATCCCGCTGCCCCTATTCCTCAGGATCACATACTGCAACAGATGCTGTatcaacaacaacaacaacaacaacaacaacaaagAATTCCGTCTCCTATGAATAACG CTTATTGTCCACCTCCGATAATATCACCAAATTTAACAGCTAATCCTAGTACTTTAACGGTACAACATCCAG TGATACCACATAGAGTACCGTCACCAAGGGAGATTGTTATGCATACTCAGTCTATAATGCAAAGTGCTTTAATTAAGAAGAAATTGGAGGAGCAGCGTGAGAATTTCCGTAAGCGACAGGAtcagcaacaacaacagcagcagcagcaacaacagcaacaaGTTCAGCAGCAGCGCGTGTCAAGCCCTGTTAATTCACCGGCTAAGCAAACAGCGAGTCCGCTCGCTTTCACTCCAACTTCCGTTTTACGCAAAATGACTGCTGATAAGGAACCTGACG GAAGCAGCACGGAGCCACCCAAATTGTCTACGCAAACTCAAGCTTCTCAGATGCAACAAATGCAGTCGGCTGCGGTTCAGTTACTTGCACAGGGAGCTCTCTCGAGACACACCGCATTGCGATCACAACCTGTTCAATCGACATGGTCAAACCCATCGCTTAAACAGCATCCAG gTCGACCTATAGTAAAAGGCGGTAATAATAGCAACGCAAGCGGTAATCAGTTCCAATATAATACGGGAAATGCAGAATTTCAACAGCAGCACAGAACGGTCCCGAATGTTTACGGCAATCCACCACGATCTAAACACACGATGGCAACTTCGTTACCGCATCATAATGTTCCACAATACAACGTAGCGCAGAACTCGATTATGAATCAAAGATCAAATCCTATGAATCCCCAGATGAAGGCGCAGCAAGTCCCGACACATCTCGCTAACatgcaacaacaacaacaacaaccaCCACCACCACACGGAACCGTTAACATgcaacagcaacaacaaccACCGCAGAGAACTGTAAATACGTCGATGCAACTTGTCATGAGCCAAAACTATAATTCTAATCGCACAG ATGGACGGGCGA
- the LOC139823678 gene encoding uncharacterized protein isoform X3, whose translation MSVEAVTSDKQQQQPPPPTATTTETATTAATTTTTATAATTATATTTATATATATATVAKKQEGDEAIISMSVAGEVTDASIMEVGRSRPQFQYSREELMLIKNLRLSRRRPTFLDVAYNNSRGVWDPERWHSDRKRSDTPPKEERTGRGDQITENHSKRRNNGDPRDRIRKEQDGIVLSPQRRSFNSGCFVNVNQPPSRRPESPIGKTEVSHREPVRRIGSGRILTRDIWDFRAENEKMESERADYGFRSGTAAGGSLRDRDNRDNRDGKERDRDRDMRERERDGLRERDDRFERRSFGRDYGDRGERERDRGDRGVERNERNTHQMDRDKDRGRDKRFGTDRRRTYSDTRDMDEPEWFSSGPTSQHDTIELRGFEDIPEEKVMMSSGNAKSKKQTPAQKKRGKRNATTEKDDKPNETSAGPKGRSTPTVMDQPTNAVQAPHSPISEQTEPPVTRQNKENDVSESTATEPTSESRENSSANQNQEDSHPDFNLDEFLKSDTFSGVSGLLTNGVGSNSGTGSRFSQWFKRESPVQQADSRRASIQDELLNNLLNDITEPNIQIPSVTESNTYFAPISPATMTNNTTTNGVKLLEMLHRGNKPNQNGQGDASNTAIPMMKNCSIKDLVGGKVVHSLEELEARMRGGAPPPATSTDAPRVNKTEEDLSAFKKLLAQVTGGQAVPAANGPITQKQPVTLMQLLNSQFKTQPSSMPHQPPAEPIHTTTFNHVGPLGPTQHPHQAQMQHENLLKVLQIQQQQQQQQKQQQQRHSDMLSMMMQGNQRMLGVSPVPTEMQMMINNVPSSQELLQRPEAQAIIQGLQQGEITRQHLIQQLQNPAMQHRHREVLVNILKMYGGTTPRTSSPHPHPAAPIPQDHILQQMLYQQQQQQQQQQRIPSPMNNAYCPPPIISPNLTANPSTLTVQHPVIPHRVPSPREIVMHTQSIMQSALIKKKLEEQRENFRKRQDQQQQQQQQQQQQQVQQQRVSSPVNSPAKQTASPLAFTPTSVLRKMTADKEPDGSSTEPPKLSTQTQASQMQQMQSAAVQLLAQGALSRHTALRSQPVQSTWSNPSLKQHPGRPIVKGGNNSNASGNQFQYNTGNAEFQQQHRTVPNVYGNPPRSKHTMATSLPHHNVPQYNVAQNSIMNQRSNPMNPQMKAQQVPTHLANMQQQQQQPPPPHGTVNMQQQQQPPQRTVNTSMQLVMSQNYNSNRTDGRAMRSQQLNMAVGRQPSPGLGFVGSNGGDLSPTSNQLARWFSPELLAQARAGKLPELAQTNVLSLEELERLQHASTTIVHN comes from the exons ATGTCCGTCGAGGCTGTGACAAGTGacaagcagcagcagcagccgccaccgccgacggcgacgacgacagAAACGGCGACAACGgctgcgacgacgacgacgacggcgacggcggcaaCGACGGCgaccgcgacgacgacggcgacggcgacggcgacggcaacGGCAACGGTGGCGAAGAAGCAAGAAG GAGATGAAGCCATTATATCAATGTCGGTGGCCGGTGAGGTGACTGACGCTTCGATCATGGAAGTAGGCCGTTCTAGACCACAGTTTCAATATTCTCGG gaGGAACTTATgctgataaaaaatttgcgATTATCTAGACGTAGGCCTACATTCCTAGATGTCGCTTATAATAA CTCGCGAGGCGTTTGGGATCCCGAACGCTGGCATTCAGATAGAAAGCGTAGCGATACACCCCCGAAAGAAGAAAGGACTGGACGTGGTGATCAAATCACTGAGAATCATAGTAAGCGACGTAATAATGGCGATCCACGAGACCGAATACGTAAAGAGCAAGATGGCATCGTTTTGAGCCCGCAACGAAGAAGTTTTAATTCGGGATGTTTCGTTAACGTGAATCAGCCACCAAGCCGACGTCCGGAGAGCCCGATTGGCAAAACAGAG GTCAGCCATCGTGAACCTGTTCGTCGAATCGGTAGCGGCAGGATTTTGACACGAGATATATGGGACTTTAGAGCGGAAAATGAAAAGATGGAATCTGAGCGTGCAGATTATGGTTTTAGATCAGGCACGGCTGCTGGTGGCTCTCTGCGTGATCGTGATAATAGAGATAATCGTGACGGAAAGGAGCGGGACAGGGATCGCGACATGCGGGAAAGGGAACGCGACGGTCTGCGGGAGCGGGACGACAGGTTTGAGCGGAGATCATTCGGCCGGGATTATGGGGATCGTGGCGAGAGAGAGCGCGATCGTGGCGACAGGGGAGTGGAGCGAAATGAGCGGAACACGCATCAGATGGATCGCGATAAGGATCGCGGACGCGACAAGAGATTCGGCACGGATCGTCGACGAACTTACAGTGATACTCGTGATATGGACGAACCAGAATGGTTCAGCTCGGGACCTACGTCTCAACACGATACGATCGAGCTCAGAGGCTTTGAGGATATTCCCGAGGAGAAGGTAATGATGAGCAGCGGTAATGCCAAGAGTAAGAAACAAACCCCCGCGCAAAAGAAACGGGGCAAGAGGAATGCCACAACAGAGAAGGATGACAAACCGAATGAGACGTCGGCGGGTCCTAAAGGACGCAGCACTCCGACCGTTATGGATCAACCTACGAACGCTGTGCAGGCACCACATTCTCCGATTTCCGAACAGACTGAGCCACCTGTCACACGACAGAACAAAGAGAACGACGTCAGCGAGAGTACCGCCACTGAGCCAACGTCCGAATCGAGAGAGAACTCCAGTGCAAATCAGAATCAAGAGGATTCGCATCCCGATTTTAATCTGGATGAGTTCCTGAAATCTGATACGTTCTCCGGCGTCTCTGGTCTGTTGACG AATGGTGTTGGCTCGAATAGTGGTACTGGGTCGCGATTCAGCCAATGGTTCAAAAGAGAAAGTCCAGTTCAGCAGGCGGATAGTCGTAGAGCTTCCATACAAGATGAATTGCTGAACAATTTATTGAATGACATCACCGAGCCAAATATTCAAATACCATCGGTGACGGAATCAAACACCTACTTTGCTCCAATTTCTCCGGCCACGATGACCAATAACACGACCACAAACGGCGTAAAACTACTCGAAATGTTACATCGCGGTAACAAGCCAAATCAAAATGGTCAGGGTGATGCGAGTAACACGGCTATACCTATGATGAAAAATTGTTCTATTAAAGATTTAG TTGGTGGTAAAGTTGTACACAGTTTGGAAGAATTGGAAGCACGTATGCGGGGTGGTGCTCCTCCACCTGCAACTTCGACTGATGCACCCCGTGTAAATAAGACTGAAGAAGATCTCTCTGCTTTTAAGAAACTG cttgCTCAAGTGACTGGAGGACAAGCTGTGCCTGCAGCTAACGGACCTATCACCCAAAAACAACCTGTAACTTTAATGCAa TTACTTAATTCGCAATTTAAAACTCAGCCATCGTCGATGCCACATCAACCGCCCGCAGAACCAATTCATACTACAACATTTAATCATGTTGGTCCCCTTGGTCCTACTCAACATCCGCATCAGGCTCAGATGCAACATGAGAATCTATTGAAAGTCTTGCAAATACAg cagcagcagcaacagcaacaaaAGCAACAACAGCAACGACATTCCGATATGCTATCGATGATGATGCAAGGTAATCAGCGGATGCTAGGTGTTAGTCCAGTACCGACGGAGATGCAAATGATGATAAATAATGTCCCTTCGAGTCAAGAGCTTTTGCAACGACCGGAAGCTCAAGCAATCATTCAAGGTTTACAGCAAGGGGAGATTACTAGGCAACATCTAATACAGCAATTGCAG AATCCTGCAATGCAGCATCGCCATCGAGAAGTGCTGGTgaacattttgaaaatgtatGGTGGCACTACACCTCGCACTTCAAGTCCACATCCTCATCCCGCTGCCCCTATTCCTCAGGATCACATACTGCAACAGATGCTGTatcaacaacaacaacaacaacaacaacaacaaagAATTCCGTCTCCTATGAATAACG CTTATTGTCCACCTCCGATAATATCACCAAATTTAACAGCTAATCCTAGTACTTTAACGGTACAACATCCAG TGATACCACATAGAGTACCGTCACCAAGGGAGATTGTTATGCATACTCAGTCTATAATGCAAAGTGCTTTAATTAAGAAGAAATTGGAGGAGCAGCGTGAGAATTTCCGTAAGCGACAGGAtcagcaacaacaacagcagcagcagcaacaacagcaacaaGTTCAGCAGCAGCGCGTGTCAAGCCCTGTTAATTCACCGGCTAAGCAAACAGCGAGTCCGCTCGCTTTCACTCCAACTTCCGTTTTACGCAAAATGACTGCTGATAAGGAACCTGACG GAAGCAGCACGGAGCCACCCAAATTGTCTACGCAAACTCAAGCTTCTCAGATGCAACAAATGCAGTCGGCTGCGGTTCAGTTACTTGCACAGGGAGCTCTCTCGAGACACACCGCATTGCGATCACAACCTGTTCAATCGACATGGTCAAACCCATCGCTTAAACAGCATCCAG gTCGACCTATAGTAAAAGGCGGTAATAATAGCAACGCAAGCGGTAATCAGTTCCAATATAATACGGGAAATGCAGAATTTCAACAGCAGCACAGAACGGTCCCGAATGTTTACGGCAATCCACCACGATCTAAACACACGATGGCAACTTCGTTACCGCATCATAATGTTCCACAATACAACGTAGCGCAGAACTCGATTATGAATCAAAGATCAAATCCTATGAATCCCCAGATGAAGGCGCAGCAAGTCCCGACACATCTCGCTAACatgcaacaacaacaacaacaaccaCCACCACCACACGGAACCGTTAACATgcaacagcaacaacaaccACCGCAGAGAACTGTAAATACGTCGATGCAACTTGTCATGAGCCAAAACTATAATTCTAATCGCACAG ATGGACGGGCGA
- the LOC139823678 gene encoding uncharacterized protein isoform X6 → MSVEAVTSDKQQQQPPPPTATTTETATTAATTTTTATAATTATATTTATATATATATVAKKQEGDEAIISMSVAGEVTDASIMEVGRSRPQFQYSREELMLIKNLRLSRRRPTFLDVAYNNSRGVWDPERWHSDRKRSDTPPKEERTGRGDQITENHSKRRNNGDPRDRIRKEQDGIVLSPQRRSFNSGCFVNVNQPPSRRPESPIGKTEVSHREPVRRIGSGRILTRDIWDFRAENEKMESERADYGFRSGTAAGGSLRDRDNRDNRDGKERDRDRDMRERERDGLRERDDRFERRSFGRDYGDRGERERDRGDRGVERNERNTHQMDRDKDRGRDKRFGTDRRRTYSDTRDMDEPEWFSSGPTSQHDTIELRGFEDIPEEKVMMSSGNAKSKKQTPAQKKRGKRNATTEKDDKPNETSAGPKGRSTPTVMDQPTNAVQAPHSPISEQTEPPVTRQNKENDVSESTATEPTSESRENSSANQNQEDSHPDFNLDEFLKSDTFSGVSGLLTNGVGSNSGTGSRFSQWFKRESPVQQADSRRASIQDELLNNLLNDITEPNIQIPSVTESNTYFAPISPATMTNNTTTNGVKLLEMLHRGNKPNQNGQGDASNTAIPMMKNCSIKDLEVGGKVVHSLEELEARMRGGAPPPATSTDAPRVNKTEEDLSAFKKLLAQVTGGQAVPAANGPITQKQPVTLMQLLNSQFKTQPSSMPHQPPAEPIHTTTFNHVGPLGPTQHPHQAQMQHENLLKVLQIQQQQQQQQKQQQQRHSDMLSMMMQGNQRMLGVSPVPTEMQMMINNVPSSQELLQRPEAQAIIQGLQQGEITRQHLIQQLQNPAMQHRHREVLVNILKMYGGTTPRTSSPHPHPAAPIPQDHILQQMLYQQQQQQQQQQRIPSPMNNVIPHRVPSPREIVMHTQSIMQSALIKKKLEEQRENFRKRQDQQQQQQQQQQQQQVQQQRVSSPVNSPAKQTASPLAFTPTSVLRKMTADKEPDGSSTEPPKLSTQTQASQMQQMQSAAVQLLAQGALSRHTALRSQPVQSTWSNPSLKQHPGRPIVKGGNNSNASGNQFQYNTGNAEFQQQHRTVPNVYGNPPRSKHTMATSLPHHNVPQYNVAQNSIMNQRSNPMNPQMKAQQVPTHLANMQQQQQQPPPPHGTVNMQQQQQPPQRTVNTSMQLVMSQNYNSNRTDGRAMRSQQLNMAVGRQPSPGLGFVGSNGGDLSPTSNQLARWFSPELLAQARAGKLPELAQTNVLSLEELERLQHASTTIVHN, encoded by the exons ATGTCCGTCGAGGCTGTGACAAGTGacaagcagcagcagcagccgccaccgccgacggcgacgacgacagAAACGGCGACAACGgctgcgacgacgacgacgacggcgacggcggcaaCGACGGCgaccgcgacgacgacggcgacggcgacggcgacggcaacGGCAACGGTGGCGAAGAAGCAAGAAG GAGATGAAGCCATTATATCAATGTCGGTGGCCGGTGAGGTGACTGACGCTTCGATCATGGAAGTAGGCCGTTCTAGACCACAGTTTCAATATTCTCGG gaGGAACTTATgctgataaaaaatttgcgATTATCTAGACGTAGGCCTACATTCCTAGATGTCGCTTATAATAA CTCGCGAGGCGTTTGGGATCCCGAACGCTGGCATTCAGATAGAAAGCGTAGCGATACACCCCCGAAAGAAGAAAGGACTGGACGTGGTGATCAAATCACTGAGAATCATAGTAAGCGACGTAATAATGGCGATCCACGAGACCGAATACGTAAAGAGCAAGATGGCATCGTTTTGAGCCCGCAACGAAGAAGTTTTAATTCGGGATGTTTCGTTAACGTGAATCAGCCACCAAGCCGACGTCCGGAGAGCCCGATTGGCAAAACAGAG GTCAGCCATCGTGAACCTGTTCGTCGAATCGGTAGCGGCAGGATTTTGACACGAGATATATGGGACTTTAGAGCGGAAAATGAAAAGATGGAATCTGAGCGTGCAGATTATGGTTTTAGATCAGGCACGGCTGCTGGTGGCTCTCTGCGTGATCGTGATAATAGAGATAATCGTGACGGAAAGGAGCGGGACAGGGATCGCGACATGCGGGAAAGGGAACGCGACGGTCTGCGGGAGCGGGACGACAGGTTTGAGCGGAGATCATTCGGCCGGGATTATGGGGATCGTGGCGAGAGAGAGCGCGATCGTGGCGACAGGGGAGTGGAGCGAAATGAGCGGAACACGCATCAGATGGATCGCGATAAGGATCGCGGACGCGACAAGAGATTCGGCACGGATCGTCGACGAACTTACAGTGATACTCGTGATATGGACGAACCAGAATGGTTCAGCTCGGGACCTACGTCTCAACACGATACGATCGAGCTCAGAGGCTTTGAGGATATTCCCGAGGAGAAGGTAATGATGAGCAGCGGTAATGCCAAGAGTAAGAAACAAACCCCCGCGCAAAAGAAACGGGGCAAGAGGAATGCCACAACAGAGAAGGATGACAAACCGAATGAGACGTCGGCGGGTCCTAAAGGACGCAGCACTCCGACCGTTATGGATCAACCTACGAACGCTGTGCAGGCACCACATTCTCCGATTTCCGAACAGACTGAGCCACCTGTCACACGACAGAACAAAGAGAACGACGTCAGCGAGAGTACCGCCACTGAGCCAACGTCCGAATCGAGAGAGAACTCCAGTGCAAATCAGAATCAAGAGGATTCGCATCCCGATTTTAATCTGGATGAGTTCCTGAAATCTGATACGTTCTCCGGCGTCTCTGGTCTGTTGACG AATGGTGTTGGCTCGAATAGTGGTACTGGGTCGCGATTCAGCCAATGGTTCAAAAGAGAAAGTCCAGTTCAGCAGGCGGATAGTCGTAGAGCTTCCATACAAGATGAATTGCTGAACAATTTATTGAATGACATCACCGAGCCAAATATTCAAATACCATCGGTGACGGAATCAAACACCTACTTTGCTCCAATTTCTCCGGCCACGATGACCAATAACACGACCACAAACGGCGTAAAACTACTCGAAATGTTACATCGCGGTAACAAGCCAAATCAAAATGGTCAGGGTGATGCGAGTAACACGGCTATACCTATGATGAAAAATTGTTCTATTAAAGATTTAG aagTTGGTGGTAAAGTTGTACACAGTTTGGAAGAATTGGAAGCACGTATGCGGGGTGGTGCTCCTCCACCTGCAACTTCGACTGATGCACCCCGTGTAAATAAGACTGAAGAAGATCTCTCTGCTTTTAAGAAACTG cttgCTCAAGTGACTGGAGGACAAGCTGTGCCTGCAGCTAACGGACCTATCACCCAAAAACAACCTGTAACTTTAATGCAa TTACTTAATTCGCAATTTAAAACTCAGCCATCGTCGATGCCACATCAACCGCCCGCAGAACCAATTCATACTACAACATTTAATCATGTTGGTCCCCTTGGTCCTACTCAACATCCGCATCAGGCTCAGATGCAACATGAGAATCTATTGAAAGTCTTGCAAATACAg cagcagcagcaacagcaacaaaAGCAACAACAGCAACGACATTCCGATATGCTATCGATGATGATGCAAGGTAATCAGCGGATGCTAGGTGTTAGTCCAGTACCGACGGAGATGCAAATGATGATAAATAATGTCCCTTCGAGTCAAGAGCTTTTGCAACGACCGGAAGCTCAAGCAATCATTCAAGGTTTACAGCAAGGGGAGATTACTAGGCAACATCTAATACAGCAATTGCAG AATCCTGCAATGCAGCATCGCCATCGAGAAGTGCTGGTgaacattttgaaaatgtatGGTGGCACTACACCTCGCACTTCAAGTCCACATCCTCATCCCGCTGCCCCTATTCCTCAGGATCACATACTGCAACAGATGCTGTatcaacaacaacaacaacaacaacaacaacaaagAATTCCGTCTCCTATGAATAACG TGATACCACATAGAGTACCGTCACCAAGGGAGATTGTTATGCATACTCAGTCTATAATGCAAAGTGCTTTAATTAAGAAGAAATTGGAGGAGCAGCGTGAGAATTTCCGTAAGCGACAGGAtcagcaacaacaacagcagcagcagcaacaacagcaacaaGTTCAGCAGCAGCGCGTGTCAAGCCCTGTTAATTCACCGGCTAAGCAAACAGCGAGTCCGCTCGCTTTCACTCCAACTTCCGTTTTACGCAAAATGACTGCTGATAAGGAACCTGACG GAAGCAGCACGGAGCCACCCAAATTGTCTACGCAAACTCAAGCTTCTCAGATGCAACAAATGCAGTCGGCTGCGGTTCAGTTACTTGCACAGGGAGCTCTCTCGAGACACACCGCATTGCGATCACAACCTGTTCAATCGACATGGTCAAACCCATCGCTTAAACAGCATCCAG gTCGACCTATAGTAAAAGGCGGTAATAATAGCAACGCAAGCGGTAATCAGTTCCAATATAATACGGGAAATGCAGAATTTCAACAGCAGCACAGAACGGTCCCGAATGTTTACGGCAATCCACCACGATCTAAACACACGATGGCAACTTCGTTACCGCATCATAATGTTCCACAATACAACGTAGCGCAGAACTCGATTATGAATCAAAGATCAAATCCTATGAATCCCCAGATGAAGGCGCAGCAAGTCCCGACACATCTCGCTAACatgcaacaacaacaacaacaaccaCCACCACCACACGGAACCGTTAACATgcaacagcaacaacaaccACCGCAGAGAACTGTAAATACGTCGATGCAACTTGTCATGAGCCAAAACTATAATTCTAATCGCACAG ATGGACGGGCGA